The DNA region GCGTGAAAGGCCAATGTCCTAGGCCGCTAGACGATGGGGGCAATTCAATTACAGTTTCTTTCGCAACCGAAGTATATAATACCAGAAAAAAGTTTAAATGTCAAGGAAATAATTATTGAATTTATGTAAATTCTAAATGGAGTATAAAATTTAATGAATTCATTTTATTTTAATCTTAAATATATTTCATTTTAATATTTTTTTTGATAGAATCGCGTTGTAAGGAAATAAAAATTGAATATTGTACATCCTCTTCCTGTATAATCCTGGGAATATGGCTCAGGAGTCTCTACCAGGCAGCCGTAAACTGCTTGACTACAGGAAGAGGGGTGTGGATTTTATATTAATCACGCCTCTCTTCCTGAGAGGCGTTTTTGTTTTTTTTAAAATTTATTTTTATCAAAGGAGGAATATTATGCCAAAGGTATTGGTAATTGCAGGTAGTAAATCAGATGAAAATTTTGTAAAACAGGCGTTAGAACTTTTTGAGGAATGGAATGTAGAATATGAATTTAAAGTTTATAGTGCTCATAGAAATCTCATTGAATTAACAAATTATATGAAAAATTTATCTCCAGACTTTAAAGTAATTATTGCTGTTGCAGGCCTTTCAGCTGCTCTTCCTGGTGTTGTTTCTTCTTTAACCTCTCTTCCTGTAATTGGGGTTCCTCGCGATGTTGGTCCATTAAATGGTGTTGATGCTCTTCTTTCAATTGTTCAAATGCCAAAAGGTATTCCTGTTGGAACAATGGGTATTGGTAATCATGGAATGAAAAATGCAGCTTATTTTGCAAAAAGAATTTTGGAATTGGAGGGTAAATAATGAATATACAAAATTTAAATTTATTATACGAAGGAAAGGCAAAGAAAGTATATGAAAATGGTGAAAATGAAGTTATTATTTATTTTAAAGATGATGTCACAGCATTTAATGGAGAGAAAAAAGATTCTATTCTTGGAAAAGGTAAAATAAATAAAAAAATATCAACATTTTTCTTTAAAATGTTTGAAGAAAAAGGTCTTCCCAC from Marinitoga sp. 1197 includes:
- a CDS encoding 5-(carboxyamino)imidazole ribonucleotide mutase, coding for MPKVLVIAGSKSDENFVKQALELFEEWNVEYEFKVYSAHRNLIELTNYMKNLSPDFKVIIAVAGLSAALPGVVSSLTSLPVIGVPRDVGPLNGVDALLSIVQMPKGIPVGTMGIGNHGMKNAAYFAKRILELEGK